One Lottiidibacillus patelloidae genomic region harbors:
- a CDS encoding aldehyde dehydrogenase family protein, translating into MATVKEEKIEQLPMKRDHYDMIINGERVASSSGETFTTVNPATGEVVATIAKATTEDAERAVQAARNAFDNGKWKLFPVNKRSRTLNKIAAIMRSRFNELVELEVLDTGKSVHAAQGQVMQAIEDFEFYAGAIVGHGGDVNNMPGQFMNYTQKEPVGVCAQITPWNYPLMMAAWKVAPAIAVGCSIVLKPASVTPLTTIVLTEICHEAGVPAGVVNVVPGPGGVIGDYLVENPLVDKVAFTGSTPTGKDIMAKASETLKRVTLELGGKSPSIIFDDADLDAAVDGSLFGIFYNTGQSCEARSRLYVHEDIYDAFMEKFVEKTKKLVLGNPFDKGTHVGAIISQAQLDVIDGYVKSAIEEGATVVTGGKVAQIEGHENGYWYEPTIITNVTPEMKVVKEEIFGPVVVVTTFSDEKAVLKEANDTIYGLGSAVWTKDHGRATRVANGLQAGIVMINTPFSAFPGMPFGGYKQSGFGRELCVETLDLYTETKSVLSYFGSRPINPFGI; encoded by the coding sequence ATGGCAACAGTTAAAGAAGAAAAAATCGAACAGTTACCAATGAAGCGCGACCATTACGATATGATTATTAACGGTGAAAGAGTAGCAAGTAGTTCAGGTGAAACATTTACGACAGTTAACCCTGCAACTGGTGAAGTTGTTGCAACAATAGCTAAAGCAACGACTGAAGATGCAGAGCGTGCAGTCCAAGCAGCTCGCAATGCTTTTGATAACGGTAAGTGGAAACTATTCCCGGTTAATAAACGTTCTCGTACTTTAAATAAAATTGCGGCGATTATGCGTTCTCGTTTCAATGAATTAGTAGAGTTAGAAGTTTTAGATACAGGTAAATCTGTTCATGCAGCGCAAGGACAAGTAATGCAAGCAATCGAAGACTTTGAATTTTATGCTGGAGCAATTGTTGGACATGGCGGAGATGTAAACAATATGCCTGGTCAATTTATGAACTACACGCAAAAAGAACCTGTAGGTGTATGTGCACAAATTACACCTTGGAACTATCCATTAATGATGGCGGCTTGGAAAGTAGCCCCGGCAATTGCTGTTGGATGTTCAATCGTTCTTAAGCCAGCAAGTGTAACACCTTTAACGACGATCGTATTAACAGAAATTTGTCACGAAGCAGGCGTACCAGCTGGTGTCGTTAACGTTGTTCCAGGTCCTGGTGGTGTAATTGGAGATTACTTAGTAGAAAACCCACTTGTAGATAAAGTAGCATTTACAGGATCAACGCCAACTGGTAAAGATATTATGGCAAAAGCATCAGAGACTTTAAAACGCGTAACACTTGAGTTAGGTGGAAAGTCTCCAAGTATCATTTTTGATGATGCTGATTTAGATGCAGCTGTTGATGGTTCATTATTTGGTATTTTCTATAATACAGGGCAATCTTGTGAGGCACGCTCACGTTTATATGTTCATGAAGACATTTATGATGCTTTCATGGAAAAATTCGTTGAGAAAACGAAGAAATTAGTATTAGGAAATCCTTTCGATAAAGGAACACATGTTGGAGCAATTATTAGTCAAGCCCAACTTGATGTCATTGATGGCTATGTAAAATCTGCAATTGAAGAAGGTGCTACTGTCGTAACTGGTGGTAAAGTTGCTCAAATCGAAGGACATGAAAATGGATATTGGTATGAGCCAACAATCATCACAAATGTTACTCCTGAGATGAAGGTTGTAAAAGAGGAAATCTTCGGGCCAGTTGTCGTAGTAACAACATTCTCTGATGAAAAAGCTGTGTTAAAAGAAGCAAATGATACAATTTATGGTTTAGGTTCAGCAGTTTGGACGAAGGATCACGGTCGTGCGACACGTGTTGCTAACGGATTACAAGCAGGTATTGTTATGATCAACACACCATTCTCAGCATTCCCTGGAATGCCATTCGGTGGTTACAAACAATCAGGATTCGGACGTGAACTATGTGTTGAAACGCTAGATTTATATACTGAAACAAAGTCAGTACTTTCTTACTTTGGTAGTCGTCCAATTAATCCATTTGGAATCTAA
- a CDS encoding 3-hydroxyacyl-CoA dehydrogenase: protein MINNIVVIGSGVMGRGIAYVSAVGGFNVHLVDIKEEQLKTAEAEINAIFDKGLSRGKISESDMKAAKERLSYTTNLVSVVEEADLVIEAVPEKVEIKKAVFEQVDAHAKEGCLFATNTSTMSPTEIGSFTKRPDQVIAMHFFNPVHKMPLVEIVRGLETSDATADAIRQVAEKMGKETVVVNEFPGFVTSRISALVGNEAFYMLQEGVGTPEEIDKAIKLGLNYPMGPFELVDLVGLDARLNNLKYLQEKLGDKYRPAPLLEKYVKAGRLGRKTGKGVYDYTDKK from the coding sequence ATGATTAATAATATCGTAGTTATCGGCTCCGGTGTCATGGGTAGAGGAATTGCCTATGTAAGTGCAGTCGGTGGATTTAACGTTCATTTAGTAGATATAAAAGAAGAGCAACTAAAAACAGCTGAAGCAGAGATAAATGCTATTTTTGATAAAGGGTTAAGCCGTGGAAAAATAAGTGAAAGTGATATGAAAGCTGCAAAAGAAAGGTTATCATACACAACAAACTTAGTTTCCGTTGTAGAAGAAGCAGATTTAGTAATTGAAGCGGTTCCAGAAAAAGTAGAAATTAAAAAAGCTGTGTTCGAACAAGTTGATGCACATGCAAAAGAAGGATGTCTTTTTGCAACAAACACATCGACAATGAGTCCAACAGAAATTGGTTCATTCACGAAAAGACCTGACCAAGTAATTGCAATGCATTTCTTTAATCCAGTTCATAAAATGCCTTTAGTAGAAATCGTTCGAGGTCTTGAGACGAGTGACGCTACTGCAGATGCAATTCGTCAAGTAGCTGAAAAAATGGGGAAAGAAACAGTCGTAGTTAACGAATTTCCTGGCTTCGTAACTAGCCGCATAAGTGCATTAGTTGGGAATGAAGCGTTTTACATGCTACAAGAAGGTGTTGGAACACCAGAAGAAATCGATAAAGCTATTAAACTAGGACTTAATTACCCAATGGGACCGTTTGAATTAGTAGATTTAGTTGGGCTTGATGCACGATTAAATAATTTGAAATATTTACAAGAAAAACTAGGTGACAAATATCGCCCTGCTCCACTTTTAGAAAAATACGTGAAAGCCGGTCGATTAGGTAGAAAAACAGGTAAAGGTGTTTACGATTACACAGACAAGAAATAA
- a CDS encoding thiolase family protein has product MREVVIVDAVRTPIGRYKGGLKTVRPDDLGAVVIKALVERNQNVPPSDIEEVVFGNANGAGEDNRNVARMSALLAGLPVEVAGTTINRLCGSGLDAVNYAARAIMANEGDIFIAGGTESMTRAPYVMAKPEADFPRGNMEMFDTTIGWRFTNQKLHDMYGSDTMPKTAENVAERFNISREEQDAFAFESQMRAKKAMEAGRFKEEIVPVVTYDRKGNEHIVDTDEHPRPTSTLEKLASLKPIFPGGTITAGNASGVNDGASALLMMSAEKAKELGLKPLAKYKASATAGLEPEIMGIGPIFASQKAMKRAGLSKDDLGLVELNEAFASQSLECIKQLELDKEKVNVNGGAIAFGHPLGASGARILTTLIHEMQKRDVKYGLATMCIGVGQGIATIVEKIDQ; this is encoded by the coding sequence ATGAGAGAAGTAGTTATAGTCGATGCAGTTCGTACACCGATTGGTCGCTATAAAGGTGGGCTAAAGACAGTCCGACCTGATGACTTAGGAGCTGTTGTCATTAAGGCATTAGTTGAGCGTAACCAAAATGTTCCGCCATCTGATATTGAAGAAGTTGTTTTCGGAAATGCAAACGGAGCAGGGGAAGACAATCGAAATGTAGCGAGAATGTCTGCACTACTTGCAGGGCTTCCTGTGGAAGTAGCGGGGACAACAATTAACCGTTTGTGTGGTTCAGGCTTAGATGCTGTTAATTATGCAGCTAGAGCAATTATGGCAAACGAAGGTGATATTTTCATCGCAGGTGGAACAGAAAGTATGACTCGTGCACCATACGTGATGGCAAAGCCTGAGGCTGATTTCCCTCGCGGAAATATGGAAATGTTCGATACGACGATTGGTTGGCGTTTTACGAATCAAAAACTTCATGATATGTACGGCTCAGACACGATGCCGAAAACAGCTGAAAATGTTGCTGAGCGTTTTAATATCTCACGTGAAGAACAAGATGCGTTTGCTTTTGAAAGTCAAATGAGAGCAAAAAAAGCGATGGAAGCAGGTCGTTTTAAAGAGGAAATCGTCCCGGTCGTAACTTATGATCGTAAAGGGAATGAACACATTGTTGATACGGATGAGCACCCTCGTCCTACTTCAACTCTAGAGAAGTTGGCATCTTTAAAGCCAATTTTCCCAGGTGGTACAATTACTGCTGGTAATGCATCTGGTGTAAATGATGGTGCGTCTGCATTATTAATGATGAGTGCTGAGAAAGCAAAGGAGCTTGGATTAAAGCCCCTTGCAAAATATAAAGCATCTGCTACAGCAGGACTTGAACCGGAAATTATGGGGATTGGTCCAATCTTTGCCTCTCAAAAAGCAATGAAACGTGCTGGTTTATCAAAAGATGACTTAGGTCTAGTAGAGTTAAATGAAGCCTTTGCATCGCAATCATTAGAGTGTATTAAACAGCTTGAACTTGATAAAGAGAAAGTAAATGTAAACGGTGGAGCAATTGCCTTTGGACATCCACTTGGAGCAAGTGGAGCAAGAATTTTAACTACTTTGATCCATGAAATGCAAAAGCGAGACGTGAAATATGGCTTAGCAACGATGTGTATCGGAGTTGGGCAAGGGATTGCTACGATTGTTGAGAAAATAGATCAGTAA
- a CDS encoding enoyl-CoA hydratase-related protein, with protein sequence MKMLKNLLFEVKNHIGYVTLNREAAFNCFNYETLKELGELVEEISTNKEVRVVIFTGAGEKAFSAGADLKERRTLTDAQVKRNVNKISEVFHAVASLPQPTIAAINGVAFGGGFELMIACDFRIAINEAKMGLTEVSWGIIPGAGGTQRLPRLIGEAKAKELILTAQRFDANEAYGFGLLTKVVEREQLMATAIELAEKMMANAPIALQQAKYAINYGMSVDVQTGLAIESKAYEVTIPTKDRMEALVAFAEKRKPNFKGE encoded by the coding sequence ATGAAGATGTTGAAAAATCTATTATTTGAAGTGAAAAACCATATCGGATATGTCACATTAAACCGTGAAGCAGCTTTTAACTGCTTCAACTATGAAACGTTAAAAGAACTTGGTGAATTAGTTGAAGAGATTAGTACAAATAAAGAGGTGCGTGTCGTTATTTTTACAGGTGCTGGTGAAAAGGCGTTTAGTGCTGGTGCAGATTTAAAAGAACGGCGTACATTAACAGACGCTCAAGTAAAACGTAACGTTAATAAAATTAGTGAGGTTTTCCATGCTGTTGCAAGTCTTCCACAACCAACTATTGCAGCGATTAATGGCGTCGCATTTGGTGGTGGGTTTGAACTGATGATTGCTTGTGATTTCCGTATCGCAATCAATGAAGCGAAAATGGGATTAACAGAAGTAAGTTGGGGCATCATCCCTGGAGCAGGTGGAACGCAACGTTTACCACGATTAATTGGAGAAGCAAAGGCAAAGGAATTGATTTTAACTGCACAACGTTTTGATGCTAATGAAGCATATGGTTTTGGACTATTAACAAAAGTAGTTGAACGTGAGCAACTAATGGCAACTGCGATTGAATTGGCAGAAAAAATGATGGCAAACGCCCCTATAGCATTGCAACAAGCTAAATATGCGATTAACTATGGTATGAGCGTCGATGTGCAAACTGGTCTTGCAATTGAAAGCAAAGCGTATGAAGTGACAATCCCAACGAAAGACCGAATGGAAGCGCTTGTTGCATTTGCGGAAAAGAGAAAACCTAACTTTAAAGGTGAATAA
- the paaX gene encoding phenylacetic acid degradation operon negative regulatory protein PaaX: MDKNFNTRSMIFTLYGDYIRHYGNEIWIGSLIRLLKEFGHNEQSVRAAVSRMGKQGWLQARKKGNKSYYSLTDRGKVRMEEAANRIFKFQPEKWDGNWRLFMYTIPEEIRSIRDELRKELVWSGFGTMTNSCWVSPNNLDKQVFDLIEKYDIKPYVNFFKANYEGPFESQQLVKQCWDLTEINDKYEDFIATYSQKYVIDKHKIGKGEMSDADCFVERTKLVHEYRKFLFIDPGLPEELLPEKWLGGHAAGLFSDYYKELAEPASRFFEEVFQEGNELKNKAREYDVLDHPLLIKED; this comes from the coding sequence ATGGACAAAAATTTCAATACAAGATCAATGATATTTACACTATATGGCGATTATATTCGTCATTACGGAAATGAGATTTGGATAGGGAGCTTAATTCGATTATTAAAGGAATTTGGCCATAATGAGCAATCTGTTCGTGCAGCTGTTTCAAGAATGGGGAAACAAGGATGGCTTCAAGCGCGGAAGAAAGGGAATAAAAGTTATTATTCTCTAACAGATCGAGGCAAAGTTCGAATGGAAGAGGCAGCAAACAGAATATTTAAGTTCCAACCAGAAAAGTGGGATGGAAATTGGCGTCTATTCATGTATACAATCCCTGAAGAAATACGTAGTATTCGTGACGAATTAAGGAAAGAGCTTGTTTGGAGTGGATTTGGTACGATGACAAATAGTTGTTGGGTATCGCCAAATAATTTAGATAAGCAAGTGTTCGATTTAATTGAGAAGTATGATATTAAACCATACGTAAACTTCTTTAAGGCGAATTACGAAGGTCCATTTGAAAGTCAGCAATTAGTTAAACAATGTTGGGACTTAACTGAAATAAATGACAAATATGAAGATTTCATTGCAACGTACAGCCAAAAATATGTGATTGATAAACATAAAATTGGAAAAGGTGAAATGTCTGATGCGGATTGTTTTGTTGAAAGAACAAAACTAGTCCATGAATATCGTAAATTTTTGTTTATTGACCCAGGGTTGCCTGAAGAGTTGTTACCAGAAAAGTGGTTAGGTGGTCATGCAGCAGGTTTGTTTAGTGACTATTATAAGGAACTCGCAGAACCAGCAAGTCGATTTTTTGAAGAAGTTTTTCAAGAAGGAAACGAACTTAAAAATAAAGCAAGAGAGTATGATGTTTTAGATCACCCATTGTTAATAAAAGAGGATTAA
- a CDS encoding gamma carbonic anhydrase family protein, producing MLYPFLDKFPQVDKSVFVAPGAHIIGDVSVGEDSTIWFNAVIRGDEAPIKIGKRCNIQDNTTCHLYEQFPLVLEDEVSIGHNVILHGCTIRKGALIGMGSTILDGAEIGEGALIGANTLIPSGKKIPPNTLVLGSPGNVVRELTEKDRELIRLTIDTYVEKGKQFKQSIK from the coding sequence GTGTTGTATCCATTTTTAGATAAGTTTCCACAAGTTGATAAAAGTGTTTTTGTTGCACCTGGTGCCCATATTATAGGGGATGTTTCCGTCGGTGAAGATTCAACTATTTGGTTTAATGCCGTAATCCGTGGTGATGAAGCTCCCATTAAAATCGGTAAGCGTTGTAACATCCAAGATAATACAACTTGCCATTTATATGAACAATTTCCACTAGTCCTAGAAGACGAAGTTTCGATTGGACATAATGTTATCCTTCATGGCTGCACTATACGAAAAGGTGCATTAATCGGAATGGGTTCGACAATATTAGATGGTGCTGAAATAGGAGAAGGGGCATTAATTGGTGCAAACACTTTAATACCTTCAGGCAAAAAAATTCCACCGAATACGCTCGTATTAGGCTCTCCAGGAAATGTTGTTCGTGAATTAACTGAAAAAGATAGAGAATTAATTCGATTAACAATTGATACATACGTTGAAAAAGGTAAACAATTTAAACAATCGATAAAATAA
- a CDS encoding NAD(P)H-dependent flavin oxidoreductase has product MNKLIETLKIKYPIIQGGMGNISNAPLTAAVSEAGGLGTIGAGTMTPKEVEEIVLETKKRTSNPFALNIPINVTPHVKELVEIAIKHEVKVVSLSAGNPSPIIPSLHDHGIKVIVVVGAVKQAKKAEQAGADVIVAEGYEAAGINSTFETTTLTLIPQIVDAVDVPVVAAGGIGDGRGLAAVLALGAQGVQMGTRFIATQEAPFHKQYKNRVVDAHDSSTIIVGRKYGRIRRVMNTDYAQKLLECEQKGVTLEEFANMTSEEQHKIGALLGDEQRGFMNSGQISGMISSVPSVAQLLQTMMDDARTVLSNLNNSLS; this is encoded by the coding sequence ATGAATAAGCTAATAGAAACGTTAAAGATAAAATACCCAATTATTCAAGGTGGGATGGGCAACATCAGCAACGCTCCATTAACTGCAGCTGTATCAGAAGCTGGTGGTCTAGGAACAATTGGCGCAGGAACAATGACACCAAAGGAAGTAGAAGAAATTGTATTAGAAACAAAAAAAAGAACGTCGAATCCATTTGCATTAAATATCCCTATTAATGTCACTCCTCATGTGAAGGAATTAGTAGAAATTGCAATAAAGCATGAGGTAAAAGTAGTTTCATTGTCAGCAGGAAATCCATCGCCAATAATTCCATCATTACATGACCATGGAATTAAGGTAATTGTTGTCGTTGGTGCTGTTAAACAAGCAAAAAAAGCAGAACAAGCTGGTGCTGATGTAATTGTTGCAGAAGGATATGAAGCGGCAGGGATCAATTCAACTTTCGAAACGACAACATTAACATTAATCCCACAAATTGTAGATGCTGTAGATGTCCCAGTAGTTGCCGCAGGTGGAATTGGTGATGGAAGAGGCTTAGCTGCAGTGTTGGCATTAGGTGCCCAAGGTGTACAAATGGGTACAAGATTTATAGCGACACAAGAAGCTCCGTTTCACAAACAATATAAAAATAGAGTTGTAGATGCGCATGATTCATCGACTATTATCGTTGGGCGAAAATATGGAAGAATTAGAAGGGTAATGAATACTGATTATGCCCAAAAACTATTAGAATGTGAACAAAAAGGTGTTACTTTAGAAGAATTTGCAAATATGACAAGTGAAGAGCAACATAAAATCGGTGCATTGTTAGGCGATGAACAACGTGGTTTTATGAATAGTGGACAAATTTCTGGGATGATATCTTCTGTTCCTTCGGTAGCACAGTTACTGCAAACGATGATGGATGACGCAAGAACAGTATTGAGTAATCTTAATAATTCCTTATCATAG
- a CDS encoding thioesterase family protein, whose protein sequence is MKEGMKIGQTATVTATVTPDMFAQFEGKVVHPAYSTVSMVYHMEWAARQIILPYLEDHEEGIGGAVYVKHIAPSPEGSNITVLATLTELKDNIVITKVEAHNEKEIIGKGEVKQVILPKEVIAKKLTMNK, encoded by the coding sequence TTGAAAGAAGGGATGAAAATCGGCCAAACTGCAACGGTAACTGCTACCGTTACACCTGATATGTTTGCTCAGTTTGAAGGGAAAGTTGTCCATCCAGCGTATTCAACCGTATCTATGGTGTATCATATGGAATGGGCAGCAAGACAAATCATATTGCCCTACCTAGAAGACCATGAGGAAGGAATTGGTGGAGCAGTTTATGTTAAGCATATTGCCCCGTCACCGGAAGGGTCTAACATAACAGTATTAGCTACTTTAACAGAACTAAAAGATAATATTGTCATTACAAAAGTGGAAGCACATAATGAAAAAGAAATCATCGGTAAAGGGGAAGTAAAGCAAGTCATTTTACCGAAAGAAGTAATAGCTAAAAAACTTACAATGAATAAGTAA
- a CDS encoding Glu/Leu/Phe/Val dehydrogenase dimerization domain-containing protein: protein MLQFEKIKGHEQVLFCNDEATGLKAIIAIHNTTLGPALGGCRMRPYSTVDEALEDVLRLSKGMTYKCAAADVDFGGGKSVIIGDPSKDRSPELFRAFGQFVESLNGRFYTGTDMGTTPEDFVHALKETNCIVGVPEAYGGSGDSSVPTALGVLYAIQATNKVVWGSDSLASKSYAIQGLGKVGFKVAERLLEEGNHIYVTDINEKALDAISSRASDLGGKVTVVNGDEIYGVNADVFVPCALGGIVNDKSIADFKFKAVVGSANNQLLEERHGELLQQKGILYAPDYIANGGGLIQVADELYGPNKERVLTKTKAIYDSLLSVYEQSENDGIPTVEAANRFCENRIEMRKRRNSFFSHKQRPKWDVRN, encoded by the coding sequence ATGTTACAATTCGAAAAGATTAAAGGGCATGAGCAAGTATTATTTTGTAATGATGAAGCAACTGGGTTAAAAGCCATTATAGCAATACATAACACAACTTTAGGACCTGCTTTAGGTGGTTGCCGTATGCGTCCTTACTCGACTGTAGATGAAGCTTTAGAGGATGTTCTCCGTCTGTCAAAAGGAATGACATATAAATGCGCTGCTGCTGATGTTGACTTTGGTGGTGGGAAATCCGTAATTATAGGAGACCCTTCAAAAGATCGCTCTCCAGAACTATTCCGTGCATTTGGTCAATTTGTAGAATCACTAAATGGTAGATTTTATACTGGAACAGATATGGGCACAACACCTGAAGATTTTGTTCATGCGTTAAAAGAAACAAATTGTATTGTTGGTGTACCTGAAGCATATGGGGGAAGTGGAGATTCTTCAGTACCTACAGCATTAGGTGTTCTATATGCAATCCAAGCAACAAACAAAGTAGTTTGGGGTAGTGACTCTTTAGCATCCAAGTCATATGCCATTCAAGGCCTTGGAAAAGTTGGATTTAAAGTTGCAGAGCGTCTTTTAGAAGAAGGCAATCATATTTATGTTACGGATATTAATGAAAAAGCATTAGATGCAATTTCATCACGTGCAAGTGATTTAGGTGGAAAAGTGACAGTTGTAAACGGTGATGAAATATATGGTGTAAATGCCGATGTATTCGTTCCTTGTGCATTAGGTGGAATTGTAAATGATAAATCAATTGCTGATTTTAAATTCAAAGCAGTAGTAGGATCAGCTAACAACCAATTGCTTGAAGAACGTCACGGAGAACTTTTACAGCAAAAAGGTATTTTATATGCTCCTGATTACATTGCAAATGGCGGAGGTCTCATCCAAGTTGCTGATGAGTTATACGGACCTAATAAAGAGCGAGTACTAACAAAAACAAAAGCAATCTATGATTCTTTATTAAGTGTATATGAGCAATCTGAAAATGACGGTATACCAACAGTAGAAGCAGCAAACCGTTTTTGTGAAAATAGAATTGAAATGCGAAAGCGCCGCAATAGCTTTTTCTCTCATAAGCAACGTCCAAAATGGGATGTTAGAAACTAA
- the pdhA gene encoding pyruvate dehydrogenase (acetyl-transferring) E1 component subunit alpha: MEKQFPKISVIDNDGNLVDEQYKEQLTKEFVQQLYTQILRVRTFDRKAISLQRQGRLGTYAPFEGQEAAQVGSAMALEKDDWLFPTYRDHAATMTFGHSLPTIFIYWNGRVEGCVPPEGKKIFPPAVPIATQLPHATGAALAEKRRGTKNAAICYFGDGATSEGDFHEGMNFASVFKAPVVFFNQNNSFAISVPIEKQMNSETIAQKSVAYGIPGVRVDGNDIFAVYFETKKALDRARAGEGPTLIEAVTWRYGAHTTADDPTKYRDQSLSEKKRKESDPVVRLQRFMQKEGYWEDAWATEVQEQMNAEIEEAVKEMEAYKAPDVNDMFDYVFEKPTWTIEEQKKEIIGTNRGDA; the protein is encoded by the coding sequence ATGGAAAAGCAATTTCCGAAAATTAGCGTAATCGACAATGATGGAAATTTAGTAGACGAGCAATATAAAGAACAATTAACAAAAGAGTTTGTTCAACAACTTTATACTCAAATTTTACGAGTACGTACGTTTGACCGCAAAGCGATATCTCTACAACGTCAAGGACGGTTAGGTACTTATGCTCCATTTGAAGGACAAGAAGCGGCACAAGTAGGTAGTGCGATGGCATTAGAGAAAGATGATTGGTTATTCCCAACATACCGTGATCATGCGGCAACAATGACGTTTGGCCACTCCTTACCAACAATATTCATTTATTGGAATGGTCGAGTGGAAGGATGCGTTCCACCAGAAGGGAAGAAAATTTTCCCACCAGCAGTACCAATTGCAACTCAATTACCACATGCAACAGGTGCAGCTTTAGCAGAAAAAAGAAGAGGAACAAAGAACGCTGCGATTTGTTATTTTGGTGATGGTGCGACATCGGAAGGTGACTTCCATGAAGGAATGAACTTTGCTAGTGTTTTCAAAGCGCCAGTCGTTTTCTTTAACCAAAACAATAGTTTTGCCATCTCTGTTCCAATAGAAAAGCAAATGAACTCAGAAACAATTGCTCAAAAATCAGTAGCATACGGCATTCCAGGTGTGCGCGTAGACGGTAACGATATATTCGCTGTTTATTTTGAAACGAAAAAAGCGTTAGATCGTGCTCGTGCAGGTGAAGGTCCAACACTTATTGAAGCAGTTACGTGGCGCTATGGTGCTCACACTACTGCTGATGATCCGACAAAATACCGTGATCAATCACTAAGTGAGAAAAAACGTAAAGAAAGTGATCCAGTTGTTCGTCTGCAACGCTTCATGCAAAAAGAAGGGTATTGGGAAGATGCATGGGCTACAGAAGTCCAAGAACAAATGAATGCTGAAATCGAAGAAGCAGTAAAAGAAATGGAAGCTTATAAAGCTCCAGATGTGAATGATATGTTTGATTACGTATTTGAAAAGCCAACTTGGACGATTGAAGAACAGAAAAAAGAAATTATCGGAACGAATAGAGGTGACGCATAA
- a CDS encoding alpha-ketoacid dehydrogenase subunit beta translates to MSTTTKTNKLTLVQAVTDAMRVMLKENEEVVVLGEDVGKNGGVFRATEGLQEEFGEDRVIDTPLSEAGIAGTSIGMAINGMRPIAEMQFLGFIYPAYEQIMTHASRIRMRTMGRFSVPMVIRAPYGAGIRAPEIHSDSVETLFTHMPGIKVVCPSSPYDAKGLLIASIEDPDPVLFMESMRCYRSTREDVPEGKYTVEIGKAKRLSEGEDVSIFAWGAMVPVVQSAAADMEKELGITCDVIDLRTLYPLDKDMIAETVQKTGRAVIVHEAHATGGVSNDVASIINDTSFLHMRAPIERVTGPDVPVPFFALEEHYLPSPERVKKAIKKVVEF, encoded by the coding sequence ATGTCTACGACGACAAAAACGAATAAATTAACGTTAGTTCAAGCTGTAACAGATGCTATGCGAGTGATGTTAAAGGAAAATGAAGAAGTTGTCGTGCTCGGAGAAGACGTAGGTAAAAACGGTGGTGTATTCCGTGCTACAGAAGGTCTACAAGAAGAGTTCGGAGAAGACCGAGTAATCGATACACCGCTAAGTGAAGCGGGAATTGCTGGTACGTCAATCGGTATGGCAATTAATGGCATGCGACCAATTGCAGAAATGCAGTTTTTAGGATTTATTTACCCTGCCTATGAACAAATTATGACTCATGCGTCACGTATTCGTATGCGTACAATGGGACGTTTTTCCGTACCTATGGTTATTCGTGCACCTTATGGAGCGGGGATTCGCGCGCCAGAAATCCATTCTGATAGTGTGGAAACGCTATTTACTCATATGCCTGGAATTAAAGTAGTATGTCCGTCAAGCCCATATGATGCAAAGGGACTTTTAATAGCAAGTATCGAAGACCCAGATCCAGTACTATTTATGGAGTCAATGAGATGTTATCGTTCTACTCGTGAGGATGTTCCTGAAGGAAAATACACTGTAGAAATTGGTAAGGCAAAGCGTCTTTCAGAAGGGGAAGACGTATCAATCTTTGCTTGGGGTGCAATGGTTCCAGTTGTCCAATCGGCAGCAGCAGATATGGAAAAAGAGCTAGGGATTACTTGCGATGTTATCGATTTACGAACTTTATATCCGTTAGATAAAGATATGATTGCTGAAACTGTGCAAAAAACTGGCCGTGCTGTCATTGTCCATGAAGCGCATGCAACTGGTGGTGTAAGTAATGATGTTGCCTCAATCATTAATGATACGTCATTCTTACATATGAGAGCACCTATTGAAAGAGTAACAGGTCCAGATGTACCAGTACCATTCTTTGCATTAGAAGAACACTATTTACCATCACCTGAACGTGTCAAAAAAGCGATTAAAAAAGTAGTTGAATTTTAA